Proteins from a genomic interval of Caulobacter sp. SL161:
- a CDS encoding GNAT family N-acetyltransferase — MLIEIVKALELSDADVARWTQLQHGQTRLDSPFLSPQWTLSVARAQGDKGDQVKVAIQRGPEGEALAFLPVRVRQDVAMPVGAPMCDYQALISAPGVTMDPRDLLHALGVGRIDFCHMMADDETLGRHARGQTDSWVVETPDGYEAYAAERKAAGVGVLKDIDKKRRKAEREVGPCRFTAMSESRAAFDQLIAWKRVQLLLTHQTDLFKAPWVNKLLDDLFARRDTDFGGALYTLHLGERLAAVHFHLRGEHTIHGWLIAHNPDLERYSPGMMLFQDILKSMDGTPYMRLDLGTGDYRFKRELSNAQQRVVFGFLGSPSMPSLVRHAVYGVRSVAEALPLGRISELPGKAMRRIDLLRGLH, encoded by the coding sequence TTGCTCATCGAAATCGTCAAAGCGCTGGAACTTTCGGACGCCGATGTCGCGCGGTGGACGCAGCTGCAGCACGGCCAGACGCGGCTCGATTCTCCGTTCCTTTCACCCCAGTGGACCCTGTCTGTCGCACGCGCCCAGGGCGACAAGGGCGACCAGGTCAAGGTCGCGATCCAGCGGGGCCCCGAGGGCGAGGCTCTGGCCTTCCTGCCGGTGCGGGTGCGTCAGGACGTGGCCATGCCTGTGGGCGCGCCGATGTGCGATTATCAGGCCCTGATCTCCGCGCCCGGCGTGACCATGGACCCGCGCGACCTGCTGCACGCGCTCGGCGTGGGTCGGATCGACTTTTGCCATATGATGGCTGACGATGAGACGCTGGGTCGCCATGCGCGCGGCCAGACCGACAGCTGGGTCGTCGAAACACCCGACGGCTACGAAGCCTATGCCGCGGAGCGCAAGGCCGCGGGTGTCGGCGTACTCAAGGATATCGACAAGAAGCGCCGCAAAGCCGAGCGCGAAGTCGGTCCCTGCCGTTTCACCGCAATGTCGGAGAGCCGGGCGGCGTTCGATCAGCTGATCGCCTGGAAGCGGGTCCAGTTGCTGCTGACCCACCAGACCGACCTCTTCAAGGCGCCGTGGGTCAACAAGCTGCTGGATGATCTGTTCGCGCGCCGCGACACCGATTTTGGCGGGGCGCTCTACACCCTGCATCTGGGCGAGCGCCTCGCGGCCGTTCACTTCCACCTTCGTGGCGAGCACACCATCCACGGCTGGCTGATCGCCCACAATCCCGACCTCGAGCGCTATTCGCCGGGCATGATGCTGTTCCAGGACATCCTGAAGAGCATGGACGGAACGCCGTACATGCGGCTGGATCTCGGAACCGGCGACTACCGCTTCAAGCGCGAGCTCTCCAACGCCCAGCAGCGCGTGGTGTTCGGCTTCCTGGGCTCGCCCTCGATGCCGAGCCTTGTCCGCCACGCGGTCTACGGTGTCCGCAGTGTGGCCGAGGCCCTGCCGCTGGGGCGTATCTCGGAGCTTCCCGGCAAGGCGATGCGACGCATCGACCTGCTGCGCGGACTGCACTGA
- a CDS encoding DUF2218 domain-containing protein, whose amino-acid sequence MESHARVATDKAARYMTQLAKHWSHKFEVRYDETSAHFPLPPGLCRMTAHADSLDITVEAADQEGLARLEDVVAKHLDRFAFREGELKYGWTREA is encoded by the coding sequence ATGGAAAGCCACGCTCGCGTCGCCACCGACAAGGCGGCCCGCTACATGACCCAGCTCGCCAAGCACTGGAGTCACAAGTTCGAGGTCCGCTACGACGAGACCTCGGCCCATTTTCCGCTGCCGCCCGGCCTCTGTCGCATGACGGCCCACGCGGACAGTCTCGACATCACCGTCGAGGCCGCCGACCAGGAGGGCCTCGCCAGGCTTGAAGACGTGGTGGCCAAGCACCTGGACCGCTTCGCCTTTCGGGAGGGCGAGCTTAAATACGGATGGACGCGGGAGGCGTGA
- a CDS encoding PadR family transcriptional regulator, with protein MFGRHHSHRSVWGGHGGQHHGRHPFGFHGHHHGPRGRGGRMGRFFDHGDLRLVVLKLIADKPSHGYELIKAIETAAGGAYTPSPGVVYPTLTLLEELGYVVASEAGGGKKLYTITPEGEAFLVSNEQPVRSLFERMAEAASTSAAFSPQILRARENLKTALRLKLHGGQLTAQQIAGIAKALDDAAAAIETL; from the coding sequence ATGTTTGGACGACATCATTCCCACCGCAGCGTGTGGGGTGGCCACGGGGGCCAGCATCACGGTCGGCATCCGTTTGGCTTCCACGGTCACCATCACGGGCCCCGGGGGCGCGGCGGACGCATGGGCCGCTTCTTCGACCACGGCGACCTGCGTCTGGTGGTTCTCAAGCTGATCGCCGACAAGCCCAGCCACGGCTACGAACTGATCAAGGCGATCGAGACGGCGGCGGGAGGCGCCTATACCCCCAGCCCTGGCGTGGTCTATCCGACCCTGACCCTGCTCGAGGAGCTGGGCTATGTCGTCGCCAGTGAGGCCGGCGGCGGCAAGAAGCTTTATACGATCACGCCGGAAGGCGAGGCGTTCCTGGTCAGCAACGAACAGCCTGTGCGCTCGCTGTTCGAGCGCATGGCCGAGGCCGCTTCGACCAGCGCCGCGTTCTCGCCGCAGATCCTGCGGGCGCGTGAGAACCTGAAGACCGCTCTTCGGCTCAAGCTGCACGGCGGCCAGCTGACGGCCCAGCAGATCGCCGGCATCGCCAAGGCGCTCGATGACGCCGCAGCGGCCATCGAGACCCTCTGA
- a CDS encoding MlaA family lipoprotein has translation MAPMRSRSIRLRDPSQSARPQGFRRHLAVGALAAAGLLAAAPNAQAQAEPAPLASAGPAANDPLEGFNRASFKLGMGLDRALLAPITHGYMAVTPRVVRDRVSLVIYNMGEPNTVMNQVLQGKPRQAVRSSTRFVVNSTVGVAGLFDVAAKMGLPPRGADFGQTFGRWGAGPGAYIYVPLMGPLNVRDGVGRALDIVTDPVSLFVGGLDTDFGRARTAITVVDLRATTDSAYEALKDASDPYVTTRSAYAQYREAFVREATGEREALPDFDAPPSEPNTSSATPNP, from the coding sequence ATGGCGCCTATGAGAAGCAGGAGCATCCGCTTGCGCGACCCGTCCCAGAGCGCGCGCCCACAAGGGTTCCGACGCCACCTCGCCGTCGGCGCCCTGGCGGCCGCTGGCCTTCTGGCGGCGGCGCCGAACGCGCAGGCGCAAGCCGAGCCTGCACCGCTCGCTTCGGCCGGTCCGGCCGCCAATGACCCCCTGGAGGGCTTCAACCGGGCCTCGTTCAAGCTCGGCATGGGACTGGACCGTGCACTGCTGGCGCCGATCACTCACGGTTATATGGCGGTGACGCCGCGCGTCGTCCGCGACCGGGTCAGCTTGGTCATCTACAATATGGGCGAGCCGAACACGGTGATGAACCAGGTTCTCCAGGGCAAGCCGCGTCAGGCCGTGCGCTCGAGCACCCGTTTTGTCGTCAACTCCACGGTCGGCGTGGCGGGCCTGTTCGACGTCGCCGCCAAGATGGGCCTGCCGCCGCGCGGCGCCGATTTCGGCCAGACCTTCGGCCGCTGGGGCGCAGGTCCCGGAGCCTATATCTACGTGCCCCTGATGGGCCCCTTGAACGTTCGCGACGGCGTCGGCCGCGCGCTCGATATCGTCACTGACCCGGTCTCGCTGTTCGTGGGCGGCTTGGACACCGACTTCGGTCGGGCCCGCACGGCGATCACCGTGGTCGACCTGCGCGCCACGACAGACTCCGCATACGAGGCGCTGAAGGACGCGTCCGACCCGTACGTCACCACCCGCTCCGCCTACGCGCAGTATCGTGAGGCCTTCGTCCGCGAAGCCACCGGCGAGCGCGAAGCGCTCCCTGATTTCGATGCGCCGCCGTCCGAACCGAACACCTCATCGGCGACGCCCAATCCATGA
- a CDS encoding MlaC/ttg2D family ABC transporter substrate-binding protein, protein MTLPGNTMRNTSITRRGASVAALAFFGAALSAASPALAQSGARDPAAEAFVQTKAQRVISVLASKSMSEAQKKQVFHQAVDELADVPRITNFVLGKYARTITPEQRARFTPVFRTYAENVYQSRISDYRGEQLKVTGSVVRKPGDVIVNTVVAGGQLSQPVPVSWRVLNSGGAWKVVDVQFKGIWLAITQQQDFVSTIDNAGGNIDVLINQLQKGGSGRR, encoded by the coding sequence ATGACCCTCCCCGGTAACACTATGCGAAACACCTCCATCACCCGCCGCGGCGCCAGCGTCGCGGCTTTGGCGTTCTTCGGCGCCGCGCTTTCCGCCGCCTCGCCGGCCCTGGCCCAGAGCGGCGCGCGCGACCCGGCCGCCGAAGCCTTCGTTCAGACCAAGGCCCAGCGCGTGATCAGCGTGCTGGCCAGCAAGAGCATGAGCGAAGCGCAGAAGAAGCAGGTCTTCCATCAGGCCGTGGACGAACTGGCCGACGTGCCGCGGATCACCAACTTCGTGCTGGGCAAGTACGCCCGGACGATCACGCCGGAGCAGCGGGCCCGTTTCACGCCGGTGTTTCGGACCTATGCCGAGAACGTCTACCAGAGCCGCATCAGTGACTATCGCGGCGAACAGCTGAAGGTGACCGGCTCGGTGGTCCGCAAGCCCGGCGACGTGATCGTCAACACCGTGGTCGCCGGCGGTCAGCTGAGCCAGCCGGTGCCGGTCTCGTGGCGCGTGCTGAACAGTGGCGGCGCCTGGAAGGTGGTCGATGTCCAGTTCAAGGGAATCTGGTTGGCGATCACTCAGCAGCAGGACTTCGTGTCGACGATCGACAACGCCGGCGGCAACATCGACGTGCTGATCAACCAGCTTCAGAAGGGCGGCTCGGGTCGTCGCTAG
- the mlaD gene encoding outer membrane lipid asymmetry maintenance protein MlaD — protein MALREQWAETAMGVVVLALTAGFLTYSLSVGGVHMKRGDYEISAKFGEAGSLAPGAAVTVAGVKVGTVSEVTLEPKTYLAVAKLSIDPTVKLPADSTAKITSDGLLGGAHVAIAPGASLEDLKAGGEIENTQGAVDIFGLIGSVIRPQGGGAATSEPAAANPATQPAESY, from the coding sequence ATGGCATTGCGCGAACAATGGGCCGAAACGGCCATGGGCGTCGTCGTCCTCGCCCTGACGGCGGGGTTCCTGACCTATTCGCTGAGCGTCGGCGGCGTTCACATGAAGCGCGGCGACTATGAGATCAGCGCCAAGTTCGGTGAGGCCGGTTCGCTGGCGCCGGGGGCGGCGGTCACCGTGGCCGGCGTCAAGGTCGGCACGGTCTCGGAGGTCACGCTGGAGCCCAAGACCTATCTGGCGGTGGCCAAGCTGAGCATCGACCCGACCGTCAAGCTGCCCGCCGATTCCACCGCCAAGATCACCAGCGACGGCCTCTTGGGCGGCGCCCATGTGGCCATCGCGCCCGGCGCATCGCTCGAAGACCTGAAGGCCGGCGGCGAGATCGAGAACACCCAAGGCGCGGTCGACATCTTCGGCCTGATCGGCTCGGTGATCCGGCCGCAGGGCGGCGGGGCGGCGACCTCTGAGCCCGCGGCGGCCAATCCGGCCACCCAGCCGGCCGAGAGCTACTGA
- a CDS encoding MlaE family ABC transporter permease, whose product MTAAEAARRVATHPIQALGRSTLAAVRMVGAVGVFAVRGVIAALTPIWFVSQLRRQIVAIGFFSLPVVGLTAVFTGAALALNIFTGGGRFNAEQVMPQIVALGITRELGPVLAALMLAGRVSAAIAAEIGAMRATEQIDAMRTLSTDPFRYLVAPRLLAAVLTLPLLTAVADIIGIAGGWLVATRVLEFNPTVYIRNTIDFLESWDIISGLIKAAVFGFIVALMGCYHGYNASGGARGVGRATTHAVVSSAILIFASDYLLTTLFTHMS is encoded by the coding sequence ATGACCGCGGCCGAGGCGGCCCGGCGGGTCGCCACCCATCCCATCCAGGCCTTGGGGCGCTCGACCCTGGCCGCCGTGCGCATGGTCGGCGCGGTCGGCGTGTTCGCCGTGCGCGGCGTCATCGCCGCCCTGACGCCAATCTGGTTCGTCAGCCAGTTGCGCCGGCAGATCGTGGCGATCGGCTTCTTCTCTTTGCCGGTCGTGGGCCTGACGGCGGTGTTCACCGGCGCGGCCCTAGCGCTGAACATCTTCACCGGCGGGGGCCGGTTCAACGCCGAGCAGGTCATGCCGCAGATCGTCGCTCTGGGCATCACGCGCGAGCTGGGCCCCGTGCTGGCCGCGCTGATGCTGGCCGGCCGGGTTTCGGCGGCCATCGCCGCCGAGATCGGCGCCATGCGGGCGACCGAGCAGATCGACGCCATGCGCACCCTGTCGACCGACCCGTTCCGCTATCTGGTCGCGCCCCGCCTGCTGGCGGCGGTGCTGACCTTGCCGCTGCTCACCGCCGTGGCTGACATCATCGGCATCGCCGGCGGCTGGCTGGTGGCCACGCGGGTGCTGGAGTTCAATCCGACCGTCTATATCCGCAACACCATCGACTTCCTTGAGAGCTGGGACATCATCTCGGGCCTGATCAAGGCGGCGGTGTTCGGCTTCATCGTGGCCCTGATGGGTTGCTATCACGGCTACAACGCCTCGGGCGGCGCGCGCGGCGTCGGCCGGGCCACGACCCACGCGGTGGTCTCCTCGGCGATCCTGATCTTCGCCTCGGACTATCTCCTGACCACCCTTTTCACGCACATGTCATGA
- a CDS encoding ABC transporter ATP-binding protein — translation MTSQVPKLAWKGVTKQFGDRKVLDQLDLSVAPGRSLVIIGGSGQGKSVTIKTALGLLRPEAGAIELDGKNVVGLSETQRRKLFSRIGVLFQGAALFDSLSVWENIAFRLINADGVPRRQARERAIEALEQVRLSPDVANRFPSELSGGMQKRAGLARAVVAQPEILFFDEPTTGLDPITAAAINQLISDQVRRLGSTAVSITHDLASAQTIGDEIAMLHGGKIIWRGPAAELATTSNPYVRQFVEGRAEGPISHTH, via the coding sequence ATGACGAGCCAGGTTCCGAAACTCGCCTGGAAGGGCGTCACCAAGCAGTTCGGGGATCGCAAGGTCCTCGACCAGCTCGACCTGTCCGTCGCCCCCGGCCGTTCGCTGGTCATCATCGGCGGTTCGGGCCAGGGCAAATCGGTCACGATCAAGACCGCGCTGGGCCTGCTGCGCCCGGAAGCCGGGGCCATCGAACTGGACGGCAAGAACGTCGTTGGCCTGTCTGAGACCCAGCGCCGCAAGCTGTTCTCGCGCATCGGTGTGCTGTTCCAGGGCGCGGCGCTGTTCGACAGCCTCTCCGTCTGGGAGAATATCGCGTTCCGTCTGATCAACGCCGACGGCGTCCCTCGCCGCCAGGCGCGCGAGCGGGCGATCGAGGCGCTGGAGCAAGTGCGGCTGTCGCCCGACGTCGCCAACCGGTTTCCATCCGAGCTTTCGGGCGGGATGCAGAAACGCGCCGGCCTGGCCCGCGCCGTGGTGGCCCAGCCGGAGATCCTGTTCTTCGACGAGCCCACCACGGGCCTGGATCCGATCACGGCGGCGGCGATCAACCAGCTGATCTCCGACCAGGTGCGTCGCCTGGGCTCGACGGCGGTGTCGATCACCCACGACCTGGCCTCGGCCCAGACGATCGGCGACGAGATCGCCATGCTGCACGGCGGCAAGATCATCTGGCGCGGTCCGGCCGCCGAGCTGGCCACCACCAGTAATCCGTATGTCCGCCAGTTCGTGGAGGGCCGGGCCGAGGGCCCGATCTCGCACACCCACTGA
- a CDS encoding hydrogen peroxide-inducible genes activator — MLLPTLRQLQYLKLLSEHGSFSRAAENAHVTQPTLSAGIQELEKILGAPVVDRARSGVILTAAGQEAVRRAEDILARAEDLVQAARGAGQPLAGRFRLGVIPTVAPYLLPRALPVLRDRFPKLKLFLREDLTHRLISALKTGALDAALIALPYDMSGLDWAHVEDDELLAAAPANHPMAASTQVDPDSLAGEDLILLEDGHCLRDHALAACGLEPPRGVGEEETFAATSLPTLVQMIGSGLGVSFLPKMAVQAGLTDKAAVTVRPLATAHPSREIVVAWRAGSSRGVEGRLLADTLRQAV; from the coding sequence ATGCTTCTGCCCACGCTCCGCCAACTCCAGTACCTGAAGCTCCTGTCCGAGCACGGTTCATTCAGCCGCGCCGCCGAGAACGCGCACGTCACCCAGCCGACCCTGTCGGCCGGTATCCAGGAGCTGGAGAAGATCCTGGGCGCGCCGGTCGTCGACCGGGCGCGGTCCGGGGTGATCCTCACCGCCGCCGGCCAGGAGGCTGTGCGACGGGCCGAGGATATCCTGGCCCGGGCCGAGGACCTGGTGCAGGCCGCCCGGGGCGCGGGCCAGCCGCTGGCCGGACGGTTCCGGCTGGGCGTGATCCCGACCGTGGCGCCCTATCTGCTGCCGCGCGCGCTGCCCGTGCTGCGCGACCGCTTTCCCAAGCTGAAGCTGTTTCTGCGCGAGGACCTGACCCATCGCCTGATCAGCGCCCTGAAGACCGGCGCGCTGGACGCGGCGCTGATCGCGCTGCCCTACGACATGAGCGGTCTCGACTGGGCCCATGTCGAGGATGATGAGCTGCTGGCCGCCGCGCCCGCCAATCACCCGATGGCCGCCTCGACCCAGGTGGACCCCGACAGCCTGGCCGGTGAGGATCTGATCCTGCTGGAGGACGGCCACTGCCTGCGCGACCACGCCCTGGCGGCCTGCGGCCTGGAGCCGCCGCGCGGCGTCGGCGAGGAGGAGACCTTCGCGGCCACGTCCTTGCCGACCCTGGTGCAGATGATCGGTTCGGGCCTGGGCGTCTCGTTCCTGCCCAAGATGGCGGTGCAGGCGGGCCTGACCGACAAGGCTGCCGTCACGGTTCGTCCCCTGGCGACCGCCCATCCCAGCCGCGAGATCGTCGTGGCCTGGCGCGCAGGCTCCAGCCGGGGCGTCGAGGGACGCCTGCTGGCCGACACCTTGAGGCAGGCGGTCTGA
- a CDS encoding carboxymuconolactone decarboxylase family protein, whose translation MSIEALRARLPDYARDLGTNLALLIDDPALDGEARWGCLVASACAAGEPQTLRAIDAAATAAGLAPEANLAARKAAAMMAMTNVYFRALHLMEASEYQALPSRLRLNRLTHVGARSFTYDLSCVAVSAINGCGACLDSHEAELRGRGVEPTQIQAALRIAAVVSAVARTLAAEAALHPQNLEI comes from the coding sequence GTGTCGATCGAGGCCCTGCGCGCCCGCCTGCCCGACTACGCCCGCGATCTGGGGACCAACCTGGCCTTGCTGATCGACGATCCGGCGCTCGATGGGGAAGCGCGATGGGGGTGCTTGGTCGCCAGCGCCTGCGCCGCCGGCGAACCGCAGACGCTGCGGGCGATCGACGCGGCGGCGACCGCCGCAGGTCTGGCGCCCGAAGCCAATCTCGCCGCCCGCAAGGCGGCCGCCATGATGGCGATGACCAATGTCTATTTCCGCGCCCTGCATCTCATGGAGGCCTCCGAGTATCAGGCCCTGCCCTCCCGGCTTCGCTTGAATCGGCTCACCCACGTCGGCGCGCGAAGCTTTACCTACGATCTGTCCTGCGTGGCCGTGTCGGCGATCAATGGCTGCGGCGCGTGCCTCGACAGCCACGAGGCCGAGCTTCGCGGACGGGGTGTCGAACCCACCCAAATCCAGGCCGCCCTGCGTATCGCGGCGGTTGTATCGGCGGTCGCCCGGACGCTGGCGGCGGAAGCCGCGCTCCATCCCCAGAATTTAGAGATCTGA
- the creS gene encoding crescentin: protein MRLLSKNSRETKNGKPTVLGDEARAEAMQHQIESTQAIGQRYETIHGGLDSIGRVMEHLKAIEPLIAEIRGPVSQEFEARRAEHSELIAVRANLDQAQRQIALIQAEEREVSARLAAAETALGESEARRQTQDAALEDNALEIDRLRNALLQSDLKVSSLDASLRDATARIEHLVQDVEGLRIQAQDIDARRGDAEAALARANQDNALLGEEAATLKKRVDQAGLDLARLSRIETDLEAQLAAERARVQAVENALAAHQTDSGRTIRGLESQVEANRAEISALQTRLETATGRADKLEEMNGQISARLADSSAQQKAVERRAGDLNVALERALDRIRALEEEADGLRQRHAGVDTARATAIERADQLAKSAVAQEKALKRAEERAQQLRARLDAMQEAQDQARRDHEAKIAELQATIERLTSEAALAEGALEAARRDRSRLQMALLGASDGDVAASA from the coding sequence ATGAGACTGCTGTCGAAGAACTCGCGCGAGACCAAGAACGGCAAGCCCACCGTTCTGGGTGATGAAGCTCGCGCCGAGGCCATGCAGCACCAGATCGAGTCCACCCAGGCCATCGGTCAGCGCTACGAGACCATCCACGGCGGCTTGGACAGCATCGGCCGGGTCATGGAGCACCTTAAGGCGATCGAACCGCTGATCGCCGAGATCCGCGGCCCTGTCAGCCAGGAGTTCGAAGCCCGTCGCGCGGAACACTCCGAACTGATCGCCGTGCGCGCCAATCTTGATCAGGCCCAGCGCCAGATCGCCTTGATCCAGGCCGAGGAGCGCGAGGTTTCCGCCCGCCTCGCCGCCGCCGAAACAGCGCTCGGCGAATCCGAAGCCCGTCGCCAGACCCAGGACGCGGCGCTGGAAGATAACGCCCTTGAGATCGACCGCCTGCGCAACGCCCTGCTGCAGTCGGACCTGAAGGTCTCCAGCCTCGACGCCTCGCTGCGCGACGCCACCGCCCGCATCGAGCACCTCGTGCAGGACGTCGAAGGCCTGCGCATCCAGGCCCAGGACATCGACGCCCGCCGTGGCGACGCCGAGGCCGCTCTGGCCCGCGCCAACCAGGACAACGCCCTGCTGGGCGAAGAGGCCGCGACGCTGAAGAAGCGCGTCGACCAGGCCGGCCTGGACCTGGCCCGCCTGTCGCGGATCGAAACCGACCTTGAGGCCCAGCTCGCCGCCGAACGGGCGCGCGTGCAGGCCGTCGAGAACGCTCTGGCCGCTCACCAGACCGACAGCGGCCGCACGATCCGCGGCCTGGAGAGCCAGGTCGAGGCCAACCGCGCCGAGATCTCCGCGCTGCAGACGCGCCTGGAGACCGCCACGGGTCGCGCCGACAAGCTGGAAGAGATGAACGGCCAGATCTCGGCCCGCCTCGCCGACTCCAGCGCCCAGCAGAAGGCGGTGGAACGCCGCGCCGGCGACCTCAACGTCGCTCTGGAGCGCGCTCTCGACCGCATCCGCGCCCTCGAGGAAGAGGCCGACGGCCTGCGCCAGCGTCACGCCGGTGTCGACACCGCCCGCGCCACGGCCATCGAACGCGCCGACCAGCTGGCCAAGAGCGCCGTGGCTCAGGAAAAGGCCCTCAAGCGCGCCGAGGAGCGCGCCCAGCAACTGCGCGCCCGCCTCGACGCGATGCAGGAGGCTCAGGACCAGGCCCGCCGCGACCACGAAGCCAAGATCGCCGAACTGCAGGCGACCATCGAACGCCTGACCTCGGAGGCCGCCCTGGCCGAAGGGGCTCTGGAAGCCGCCCGCCGCGACCGCTCGCGCCTGCAGATGGCCCTTCTGGGCGCCAGCGACGGCGACGTGGCCGCCAGCGCCTAA
- a CDS encoding SRPBCC family protein: MKTMIAASVLALLMAGAARAEVTDAQPAGFQVRHQVVIAAPATTVWAVLVQPSKWWASAHTWSGSAANLSLGAASGGCFCERLPNGGSVLHMTTVHAAPGQKLVLSGGLGPLQSSGASGAMTVLLAEKDGATTVTVTYDVGGYFKGGLDKLAAPVDGVLGQQVQGLKAAVEGR, encoded by the coding sequence ATGAAGACGATGATCGCCGCGAGCGTTCTGGCGCTGCTGATGGCGGGCGCTGCGCGGGCCGAGGTGACCGACGCCCAACCGGCCGGGTTTCAGGTGCGCCATCAGGTCGTGATCGCCGCGCCGGCGACCACCGTGTGGGCCGTCCTGGTCCAGCCGTCGAAATGGTGGGCCTCGGCGCACACCTGGTCGGGGTCAGCCGCCAACCTGTCGCTCGGCGCGGCCTCGGGCGGCTGCTTCTGCGAGCGTCTGCCCAATGGCGGCTCGGTTCTGCACATGACGACCGTCCATGCTGCGCCCGGCCAGAAGCTGGTGTTGAGCGGTGGTCTGGGTCCCCTGCAGTCGTCGGGCGCGAGCGGGGCGATGACCGTTCTCCTGGCCGAGAAGGACGGCGCCACGACCGTGACGGTCACCTATGACGTCGGGGGGTACTTCAAGGGCGGCCTCGACAAGCTGGCCGCGCCCGTCGACGGGGTGCTGGGTCAGCAGGTTCAGGGACTCAAGGCGGCGGTCGAGGGGCGTTAG
- a CDS encoding TraB/GumN family protein: MFALKFAPFAMTLALSGPAPTQIAPPTPVDLGQAPAPDESAVVAELTIMAKPPGPAVWLVEKDGAKLYILGSAPPLPHQLKWNSPRLNKALDRASLVLVPPEAAVGVTQVAGFILKFGGGLRQPLGKALEDQLPPDLKARFVASRTQARKGAGEYKNWKPAVAGFLLLSDFRQAAGLSEAKPVSTIERMAKARKLKVKAVGQYRMSAVTAIAGKLSPEDQLYCLRVALDEVAYDGAHSTTIGRDWAEGDLASVRARYRASAAQRCLTHVPGGAALLEKGLAQTTEAMTEALKRPGVTVAVVDLGFLLPADGVLDRLKAQGATITSPVE; the protein is encoded by the coding sequence ATGTTCGCGCTCAAGTTTGCTCCGTTCGCCATGACCTTGGCCCTCAGCGGACCCGCGCCGACCCAGATCGCGCCTCCGACGCCTGTCGACCTGGGCCAGGCCCCCGCGCCGGACGAAAGCGCCGTCGTCGCCGAGCTGACGATCATGGCCAAGCCCCCCGGGCCGGCCGTGTGGCTGGTCGAGAAGGACGGCGCCAAGCTCTACATCCTGGGCTCGGCCCCGCCGCTGCCGCATCAGCTGAAGTGGAACAGCCCGCGCCTGAACAAGGCGCTGGACAGGGCGAGTCTGGTCCTGGTTCCTCCGGAGGCCGCCGTGGGCGTCACCCAGGTGGCCGGATTCATCCTCAAGTTCGGCGGCGGCTTGCGCCAGCCGCTCGGCAAGGCGCTGGAGGATCAGCTGCCGCCCGATCTGAAGGCGCGGTTCGTTGCGTCCCGCACCCAGGCCCGAAAGGGCGCGGGCGAGTACAAGAACTGGAAGCCGGCGGTGGCCGGGTTCCTGCTGCTGTCGGATTTCCGTCAGGCCGCCGGCCTGTCCGAGGCCAAGCCCGTCAGCACGATCGAGCGCATGGCCAAGGCGCGGAAGCTGAAGGTCAAGGCGGTGGGGCAGTATCGGATGAGCGCGGTCACCGCCATCGCCGGCAAGCTGTCGCCCGAGGACCAGCTCTATTGCCTGCGGGTGGCCCTGGACGAGGTGGCCTATGACGGCGCCCATTCCACCACGATCGGCCGAGACTGGGCCGAGGGCGACCTGGCCTCGGTGCGCGCGCGTTACCGCGCCAGCGCCGCTCAGCGGTGCCTGACCCATGTTCCGGGCGGGGCGGCCTTGCTGGAGAAGGGTCTCGCCCAGACCACTGAGGCCATGACCGAGGCGCTCAAGCGGCCGGGGGTCACGGTCGCGGTGGTCGATCTTGGTTTCCTGCTGCCGGCTGACGGCGTTCTGGACCGCTTGAAGGCGCAGGGCGCGACGATCACCTCGCCCGTCGAATAG